gttcacacaatatggtgcaattgcaaacggatccgtcccccattgactttcaatgtaaagtcaggagtccctattaatatgccatcggatcggagttttctccaatcagatggtatatattaacttgaagcatccccatcaccatgggaacgcctctatgttagaatataccatcggatttgagttagatcgtgaaaactcagatccgacagtatattctaacacagaggcgttcccatagtgatggggacgcttcaagttagaatatactaagaactgtggacataacaaccccctgctgtctggcagcacctgatctcttaggctactttcacactagcgttcggggctccgcttgtgagttccgtttgaaggggctcacaagcggccccgaacggatccgtccagccctaatgcattctgagtggatgtggatccgctcagaatgcatcagtctggcaccgtttgtcctccgctccgctcagcaggcggacccctgaatgcagcttgcagcgttcgggtgtccgccttgccgtgcggaggcaaacggatccgtctagacttacaatgtaagtcaatggggacagatccgtttgaagttgacacaatatggctcaattttcaaacggatccgtcccccattgactttcaatgtaaagtcaaaacggatccgtttgcattatcatgaacaaaaaaaaaaaattattttttttgttcatggtaatgcaaacggatccgttctgaacggatctaagcgttttcataataggtgcggatccgtctgtgcagataccagacggatccgcaccaaacgcaggtgtgaaagtagccttacagggcTCTGTGATCCgcaaaattaacccctcaggtgccgcacctgaggggttaattgtgcgtaccatagccccctgtaagagatcagtacACGCCTCCGATAAGGTACAACACCTGACCGCGTAATCCCGCGATACTTTGACGCTGCTAGTCCGAGGTGTGCGACGCGAGACGCTCGATTGCTTTCCTGCACCGCTCGCCCCTCGCGTGACAAGACCGCGAACGTCTCAGCAGGAGGCAGGTAGGAacctgaaaattattgcagttAACATTTCAACATCTAGTGACTAAGAGTCACCATTGAATATGGACATAAGAATACAATAACCTGTCCCAGATAACTGACTCTCTTGGTGGCTACGGCAGCTGAATAGAGGCTGCAGCTGATAAACTTTAGACGAGTTGTATATATCTATTACCATCTACcgtctttccccgaaaataagacatcccccgaaaataagacctacttcgagttttgcctctcgctgtaatataaggcatccccccgaaaataaggcctccccgataataaggcctccccgataataaggccccGCCAGAATATAAGGCCCCTGACGCTACCATAGGGCGTCTGAATCCTCTGGACTGACGGAATCTGGCTGACTCGCGATTAGACAGTGAGTCGCGCGGGGCAGGAGCtgggcacattgtgtggaatctggctggcacggacacacaggggtgactgaggtGGTGGGGGGTAAATGTTTGATAAGgtagtgggggatgtctggtgaaggtgggaggggggagagagactaaataatccactgtccaCTGGCACAGGGTagtgggatcacttaaaatgacacagggggatcagaggtgggaatcaaaatgacacaggatgatcagaagggggtactaccgTAAAATGGTAATCCCCCTCCCCTCTGATTCTCTtgtgccattttgattcccccctctgatccccatgTGTCatggaaaataagacatcccctgaaaataagacataGCGCAtttttgggagcaaaaattaatataagacactgtcttattttcggggaaacagggtaccgTCAACTCTTCACAACAGTCACTGGTGGAATAACTAAATGTGACCTGCCGaagaaatacactcacctaaagaattattaggaacaccatactaatacggtgttggacccccttttgccttcagaactgccttaattctacgtggcattgattcaacaaggtgctgatagcattctttagaaatgttggcccatattgataggatagcatcttgcagttgacggagatttgagggatgcacatccagggcacgaagctcccgttccaccacatcccaaagatgctctattgggttgagatctggtgactgtgggggccattttagtacagtgaactcattgtcatgttcaagaaaccaatttgaaatgattcgagctttgtgacatggtgcattatcctgctggaagtagccatcagaggatggatacatattctcattctgtttatgccaaattcggactctaccatttgaatgtctcaacagaaatcgagactcatcagaccaggcaacatttttccagtcttcaacagtccaattttggtgagctcgtgcaaattgtagcctctttttcctatttgtagtggagatgagtggtacccggtggggtcttctgctgttgtagcccatccgcctcaaggttgtgcgtgttgtggcttcacaaatgctttgctgcatacctcggttgtaacgagtggttatttcagtcaacgttgctcttctatcagcttgaatcagtcggcccattctcctctgacctctagcatccacaaggcatttttgcccacaggactgccgcatactggatgtttttcccttttcacaccattctttgtaaaccctagaaatggttgtgcatgaaaatcccagtaactgagcagattgtgaaatactcagaccggcccgtctggcaccaacaaccatgtcacgctcaaaattgctcaaatcacctttctttcccattctgacattcagtttggagttcaggagattgtcttgaccaggaccacccccctaaatgcattgaagcaactgccatgtgattggttgactagataattgcattaatgagaaatagaacaggtgttcctaataattctttaggtgagtgtatatagagtaTTGCTTTTTGAGTATTACCTGGTATATTGAGACATTCACATACAAAGCCTGGAGGACTGAAGCACTATTGACCCATTGATATGAATCGTTTATCCCAGGGAGTAAGTTGCTCAAAGTTGCTTAAAGCGATACTTACAGCCATACCAGTGACTCTCGCCATACATTGTGGGGACAGAGTGTTCAATTACTACGCTTTATCAAGTGAATTTCTTGGGATCATTTGAATGTTCttataatttttagttatttttgtgtaatatattgtatgtattttatgctctatattttattctatttgtAACCTTCCATTAAATATTTCCATTATGGTACaaatgttgtgagtgctcactcactCTCTATTTTACCTCTATACTACGCTACTTTGGGGTAGGGCACCCCTGTTGTGAGTTAGTAGCACCTTACATAGTCATTAGGTGTGAGCCAACACCTTGTATTACATATTCTAacatgaagcatccccatcaccatgggaacgcctctgtgttagaatatactgtcggatctgagttttcacgatgtgaaaactcagatctgaaaaagctgtttatgcagacggatccgcaccgaacgcaagtgtgaaagtagccttactaataGAGCCTCACATCTGAccataggttgtgtgtggtattgcagctgagctcCATTGTAGTGGATGGAGCCAAGTTGCAATACCATGCACCACAAACTGTGGATagatgctgtttttggaagaaagcaaccatcctggacaaccccacaaatcattttttttaaatacatttttgttgattatatatatttttttccatatcactatataaaaaaaaactaaaaaaacattgAAATCCTACAATTTCCACTGTGACCACTAGCCCTAATAATATGTcaacacttcctgttctgtagaaaTCACTTTCAGCAGTCAGCTTATTATcaaaggcaggattacaatggcaGGTAACACCTATATACCTTCCAGGTAGAGTGACCTCTGCGGGGGTCACAGGGCATGCCTACAAAACTCTCCCATgggagtcaatgaggtcccctccagaccattgtgtctatggcttgTGTGGGTGCTGTAAAGGGTATCACTGCATGCTTGACATTATTAGGCCTAGTAGTCAGCACAAAAACTGGATGATTTTTGTATTCTTTTTGCCCAACAACTGTATTCTAGAGAATGGGAAGAAACTGATGATAAAAGCATTTCTACTGACATTAAGGGGAAGTAATCCAACCCCACAATGTATGTCGTGTGCATGTACTAGGTGCATCACGTCCTAATGTAGGTAACAGACTGCACACAGGTACTGAGCAGACTACTATGGAGTCAAGGCCTAATACTTTATACAGCAGTGGTCTCCAGCCAATGGCTTTAGCCATCAGGGCATATtgggagttgtacttttacaACAGCTGTGCACCCCACATCGCAgtgcggacccactgacttcaatgggtccaagaTCTGCAAGATGCagccaaacataggacatgtcctatcttttgcggaggcATGGACCCAGATCACATGGCTTGCTTCCTGGTTGGTGCCATGTTGTCCTAACTTTGGCCGCTTCTTACGAATCGCAAACCCAAAGAAGTCAATTGGTCATGGGCGCAGTCTGTGGTTTGGGGATCCGTAGCTTTCAGTCTGCAAAACCCCCGGGGACGACACGCAGTCGTGTGAATGCGGCCTACGCCTGGTTGCTTTAGGTGTGACCAATAAGGGTCCCACAGCCTAACATGGTGCTATGCATTACGCTGTGATATCATGACAGTGCACCCGCACCTACCTGAGGAATTGAGGGCCAAAGATCTCACCAGAGACTCGCCGTCCTTCATAACCGCGTTGGCAAGGACTTGCTGCTCCGCTACATCTTTCTTAAGTTTCTGGAAGAAGAGAAATAGTGAATATACAACACTGCAATGTTCCTGCAGCGCTAAAATCACGTGATTGCAAATCAGGGAGGTTCTCCTGTGAAACGAATGTTTAAGGGGTTTCCGGTCAGAAGTATTTATCAGCTATTCACTAGATGTTAGACCACCAGAATGGTGGACCAGGGTACCTGTGCCCTCCCAGTTGTAAGACTAcggctaaggccgaatgcacatggccgtgaacggtccgtggtatgccggcctcCAGGCATACCACGGACCACACTCGGACCGTGTTTTCCAGGCCAAGCGCGGTCGGAAGCGGGAACTATTAATAAGGGAGTCCACTGTTTAGGACTCATCTATTAACCACATCATCTTTCAGTTTGGAGGCCCTAATGCGtactgagcagttaagtgcactgagggcgggccaaAGCCACACTGTGCACACCttgctcctgcttcctctgccagccccaccTCTCCTTAAATCCTAAACAGTCATcttgcctggacctgtcaatcaagagggagATGGAGGGGCTGGAAAGGAAAGCAGGGTGCACAAGTGGCTTggacccgccctcagtgcacttatttgcttatttgcatatggactttttctccagaatgaagcagctAATCGCTAAGTGAACAGTATCAATAcagtcagctgagctagcccttgaAGGCAGTGTGCCTGGTTTAAAAGTGAGCTTCCtggtgacagaattcctttaaccccttcctgactagctggttgggtctttaaagaggacctgccccCTCTCCtcacatgtcagttttagtaactacttgcattccccatgtaataacaatcctggagcatctattcttatggctctatgttgtctgcagtaagggtacgcaCAGATCGTTGTTAACAGTTGGGGTGTGTGTCCCTATacagtcttagggtccattcacacgtctgtagaatgGGTTCGCATCATTTCCGCAAttctgcagaacgggtgcggacccatccaTTCTCAATGCGGACGGAAAGTATGCGAATCCACATTTCCGGTCCGTGGCTCCCGAAAAAAActtaacatgtcccattcttgtccgcaatagctgtattgctgatccgcaatacactacggaccggtgaatggacccttacactggcAGCAATGATGAGACAGTGTCAGACTGCgcaggaaccccccccccccaactggtaacacccatctgcacccttactgcagactgcagaaattcATTTATAGGTTTCTAGTAGGAATAAGGGAGGAAGGCACAATATACAGTtacaagaatagatgctccagaattgttattacatggggaatgcaaaaacaggcatgtcaggagaggcgataCATCCTCTTAAAAAGATGCCGCCAGCTCCGGAGTGAAGTGAGTGCCTTAGCCATCGGGTGTCTGTTGATTTAGATTTAACCCCTCGGATGCTGTGGTCATTTGCACCCTGCTGCTTTATTCAGCAGTATGGGGCTGCAGTAGAAGAGTACAAGTGCTCGGCTAGCTCCCGCTGtccatagagctgaatggagcgCGGACAAGCACTTGTGTCTGCCACTCTATTCAAAATGGAAGCACAAGCCTCCGTTCTTGTGATCAGCCAGGGCCCAGACAGCTGGAGCCCCCcagtcagacacttatcccccgtTAATGTAAATGAAAGGTACAGGTGCAGCAGTCTATGGGCAGGTCACGGTGCCGGGGCTCTCCTACCAGGTAAAGGCTGAGCGCTAGCTGAATGCTCTCCACATTTGGCTTTGGAGCGGTCCAGTTGTCAGTCACTTCTGCCACGCTGTACAACCATTCAATCAGCCGGTCCAGGTGCTGGCAGAACTTCTGTTAACAATGGAGAACAGCAGGTTACAAATTTCTGACTCTTCACCCATCtcgatatatatacacacacatattatGCATACCCCACAATACCACACATTATACAACTTTTGTGAACTGTACACTATGCTTTTCTATTTTGGCATATGCAGTGTGCATGGGTGCCTATAAACACGTTAGGCCTGTATACATACATAGGCCATAATGAAAatgaagtgtgaacagagccttactaCAACAATATCCCCTACCCTATAACCACAACAAAACCTCATCTACTGATAGTCTTCAGACCAATGTTCAGAGTTTTTTCGTACATGTTGAGCCAAACCATGCTCCTATCACACAACCTAAGACtaaagttggccatacacatCCAATAGCTGCCGAATGAACGATACTTCGGCCAACACCTATCTCTCCTGACTACTCCATACTCCAGCCGAagctctgccagaccccattatagtatcTGGCAGGGGCTCTGCCACACATGTGAAACTGGCCTAAGTAAAAGTTCACTAACAAACgttggaagatttttttttttatacctgaaTTCTTTGGACAAGAGAGTTATTTTCTCTGAATGAGGCACATCCAGAAATGTCCAAGCCCTCTGATGACACCCTTCCATCGAGCATGTCTCTCAGTGACGAAAAACGATTTATTTTAGATTCATCATGGCTGAAGAAGTCAGAGAGATATTTTCGGTCTTTGGGGCCATCACCAGCGCATGTCGTTTTGGCACCAGATCGTTGGTCTTTGTCGCTTACAGTTAAAGAGAGGTCCTTCAAATGTGTGGCCAGGTTCTCTAACTCTTTCAGAGTTGGCGGTAAGGAAAGATATTCCTCATCAGTGTCCAAATCTTTGTGGAGTGGGAGAACACTGGTCGTAGGCAGAAACATTCCGGACCCGTGAGAACAATCTCCGGATGGCTTATCAAGCACATCATATTTGGAGGGGGGAGGACTAGTGGTGCATACCTTGGTGAAATCCAACTTACTGGCGTAAGACGAGAAGTCTTCACACAAAGTTGACCCTGGAGGGTTTTGTAAACCATGATAATCAGTTCTTTTAAGTAATGGTGTTGAAAAGGCAAACGGTGAACTCTCATAATTTCTATGTGTATGTCGATTAGTCTTTGCTTTGTGGTCTTCTCTATATTTAGAAAAACCAAACTTATTGTCATAAGAAGCATTGTAGCTATCAAGGTCTATACCGGAGTCATGCCAAAACACAttggcctcatcttcctcatcatcTTTATCAATAAGATACTTAGGATTCAAGGGATAGGTATAATCTAACAAGTCCCGATACTCTTTATTTGGATCCCAATGGGGAGACGTTCGGTCAGGGCGTGGAGGGAGAGCGTTTGGGATTGCACAGGCCCAGTATTGTTCGGAGAACGTCTGGGAATACTTCTCAGAACAACTTATGTCGTTAAAGTTAGTCTGCAACGACCTACATGCCCCTGAATGTGGCCTATACTTAGAATGCGCCACCGAAAGATCACATGTTGAGCATGAAGAGTCCAAAATAGTCCTCGATCTTGGTCTGTCCTGGAGAAGATCATCACTGTCATCAGACATTGTCCTGGCAGACTCAGCTCCTGAAGGCATATGTTCTGGGCTGTGTATGTACTGATAGCCTGATCTGTTCAATGGGAAGACCTTCTCTCTATGTGAATCCATCTTCAATCAGTGAAAGCTCATCCAGGCATCATATAATCTACTCCTCCCTGGAAGATAAAGTGAAAAAGTTAGTCACTTGCTGTGAAAGATCATCAATTCTGCACATAGTAGAGTAAGACCCCTTGCTGATGAGCATGAGCGgaataggtccggatgcgttgcgaatgcgttcagtgaaaaatgcgagattttgcaagaaagttcattcagtttagtatgcgatcgcgttcagtttttatcatgcgggtgcaatgcgatttaatgcgttttgcacgcgcctgataaaaaactgaaggtatacaaacaacatctcttagcaaccatccgtgaaaaacgcattgcatccgcacttgcttgaggatgagatgggattttcacgcagctccattcatttctatggggccagcgttgcgtgaaaaccaacgctcatgtacacagccccattgaaattaatgggtccggattccgtgcgggcgcaatgcgttcgcatcatgcattgcacccgcacggaatactcactcgtgtgaaaggggcctaagggttatatTTTATAGCCCTTACTCGTTTTATATACACACTTAaatagagaatgctatcaatcacggaTAACACCTCCCTcgtgtacagttatcagtgactgacagctttctctgtatacacacttacacagagaatgctatcaatcactgaataGACCACCCTTGTGTACAGCTATTGgtgactgacagatatctctgtatacaaccttacacagagaatactaacaatcactaataacacctccccgtATACAGCCATCAGTGACTTACAACTATTTCTGTATACAGACTTACACAGATTATGCCACCAATCACTGATAAAACCTCCCCACGTACAGCTGAAGTCAAAAAAAGGCAGAGCTATAAATGTAtacattacaagttttactgaatcttttgccagacaaatatataccaatctgctcagATCCTGTTGTATAATAGATTgtagacaccggccatgtgcgttccgcattttacggacggcactataatagaaatgcctattattgtccgtggctgcagactagaataggacacgcaaaattgtggaacggatgcggacccattatgcgAACTTGTGAATGGATCCTTAACTGATGTAATTTTTAGAAAATAGATTTCCATTGTGTTAAAGTATTAATTGGGAGGGAGGCTGCACTATACGGTGGTGGAAACGTTTTCGGCCGCCATTTTGATATCTGTTACATTGAATTCAGCTCAGGTTTTCCAATAGGAATAGGATCATGTGGTATATCAGTCTCAGCTAGAAATTACTTAAAAACACACTGGAAGGGTCAGTTTTGACTTACCTGTTCAGGAGTTaaaagggttggcccatctcatataAATGTGTGATagctgcaggtcccacctctggaaattGCACCTATTTCTAAAACAGAGTCCGCAAACTGAAGGAAAGCAGACAGcgcatgtgcggccaccctccattaatttctatgggagtgccgaaaatagccaagcagcgCGCTGGGCTATTTTTGAAAGTACCATAGAAAATAATGGGAAGCGCACCATGCAAacgcggccaccgctccattcacttctacggcaaTGATGGAaatagccagtgctcggctattttcagtgcTCCCAAAAAATGAATGGGGGGCGGCCGCGCATGTGCagcgtgctctccttcactttgcaggctcctttctagagataggtgtgggtctcacctctgggactcgcacctatcagacattggggtatatcctagtgatattccCCCAATGTATGATATAAAACAACCCCGCCATTCTTTCAGATGCACATGGTTAAACGTTTACCCCAGCCCACGTATACACGCGGAAGAACTGCAGGTGATGCTTCTTCACAGCGCTGTAAGATTCACCATTTCTGGTGAGCTATACTGCACACTTCCAGGGTGTTCCTGAGTAAATTCTAGCCAAGCTTGATatatcaaatgacccccccctcttACCACTGGAAAAACCTGAGCTGAATTCAATATGACGAATTTCAAAAGGGAGGCCAAACACGTTTTTCACCACCAAATCATGAAGCCTCCCTCCCAGTTTTCTACAAATTACACCAGTTAAACGGGCGTGTCCTGACTTCTGCCTCACCCTGTACTACACGTCATGGAGACAGGTTGTATTTAACGATGATCTGTAAGCCCGCCACTTTCTATTTCATgaaatacttgtattccccataaaaAGAACAAATTCCAAAGTATATTTTCTTAGAACCCTGCATCGTGTCATTCCTCTGTTATCCCTCCTGGAAATGCAGGAATAAACGGACACAAATCTGGCTTCAAATTAATCGCCATCTATGTAATGGATTGGTGGTCATGTCCACCCGAGTGGGAGACGCTTCGACGGTGCTTACCGGCAGGGGCTGTctcttggcactgttatggagcctTCACTTGGTGGAAAATAATGACAGAAAATCTGCAACGTCTAGACTTCCCCCATGTTATCCTATGGGGCTGAAAGTGGTCTATCCCTGCGTTGTGTTCCACTGTGGAATTTTGTGTTGCGGATTTTCTGGATGAGAATCTCTTCATTCAATTTCATGGGAAACGGATTCTGCAAGTGGAAAACGATGCATAAAAATCAGCAATGAAATCCGTGCGGATTTTGTTGTAGATTTtacgtgcacacgaccgtatgtgttttgcggtccgccaaaaaaaaacggataacaTTTGTAGGCCATgcgttttttgggcggatccattgtaacaatgcctaaaacggacaagtataggacatgttctattcttttggcagggctacggaacggacatactgatgcggacagcacacggtgtgctgtccgcattttttgcagagccaTTAAAACTAATGGGTCAGCATACTATCCgctaaaaaacggaacggacacggaaacaaacaacgttcgtgtgcatgtagccttttcCACTGCAGAATCAGtttcccattgaattgaatgaagAGATTCTCCTACAGAAAATCTGCAACATCATTCacgcccaaaaaaaacaaaaaaaaaaaacacaattttgtaaCCATCTGCACCTGTGGATTTTCTGGTGGAATATTCCGCCACGTGTGACGGCACCCTAATGCAAGATTATAACGCAATAACCTGTGATACGACAACAGCTTATAAACACAACCTAAAGaaatttgtttaaccccttaatgcaaaATGCCATACATGTACTGCATTATGCGCCCGCATTCGCATGGAGTGGGCTGCTGCGGTGAGCCCGCACCATAGGCGGCAGGTGCCAGCTGTATGAGACAGCAGGCACCCGGCCGCGTTGAAAGGGAACAACGATCATGCCgaaccccgtcatttaacccctcagatgccacgatgaACGGTGATCgctgtgaggtaaggcagagggagccacatCACATTGCACGAGTCACAACTCAGTTGGGAAGTGTGAGAatcaaaaaatcccaggttctatcTAAAAACACacgattcaccaattttttgtcaccttgtcatccccccaaaaaaattgaataacggtgatcaaaaagtcgtatataCCAcataaatggtaccaataaaaactacagttcattttgcaaaaaacaagccctcattacAGCTCTGCAAACCgaaatataaaaatttttttttttttttttttaagtaatgaaACAAATTAAtaactatacaagtttggtattgtCGTAATCATACTCAGAATAAGGACGTCAATTTTAACGCATAGTGAATGTCGTGATGTAAAAACCCCAAGAACCTTGGcggaattgtttttttatttttattttatcccaTAAATAATTTTTCCCGTTTTCCAGTACAAGACatgataaattaaatggtgccattaaaaagtgcatcttgtcccacaaaaaacaagctatTATGCTATTCGGCAgaagatctcaataccagaaaagaaggtttccgtttagtcctcatacattctgaatggaaagagatctgttcaggatgcaccaggacgtcttccgttccggcagcattcccttttgtgaccggacacaaaaccgctgcaggcTCCGTTTTTGTGTTtggtcataaaaaaaataaaaaaataaaaaaaacgggtcTGGCACTAAAAACAATGGAAGTCTATGGtgacagatccattttttttagccattgattttcaatgtatttagtgacgcatccgtttttttttccgtttttgatttcacacacccgcatcctaacgga
The sequence above is a segment of the Bufo bufo chromosome 4, aBufBuf1.1, whole genome shotgun sequence genome. Coding sequences within it:
- the CEP68 gene encoding centrosomal protein of 68 kDa; protein product: MDSHREKVFPLNRSGYQYIHSPEHMPSGAESARTMSDDSDDLLQDRPRSRTILDSSCSTCDLSVAHSKYRPHSGACRSLQTNFNDISCSEKYSQTFSEQYWACAIPNALPPRPDRTSPHWDPNKEYRDLLDYTYPLNPKYLIDKDDEEDEANVFWHDSGIDLDSYNASYDNKFGFSKYREDHKAKTNRHTHRNYESSPFAFSTPLLKRTDYHGLQNPPGSTLCEDFSSYASKLDFTKVCTTSPPPSKYDVLDKPSGDCSHGSGMFLPTTSVLPLHKDLDTDEEYLSLPPTLKELENLATHLKDLSLTVSDKDQRSGAKTTCAGDGPKDRKYLSDFFSHDESKINRFSSLRDMLDGRVSSEGLDISGCASFRENNSLVQRIQKFCQHLDRLIEWLYSVAEVTDNWTAPKPNVESIQLALSLYLKLKKDVAEQQVLANAVMKDGESLVRSLALNSSVLKDTLTLISKQSGELDRHTERLYASVLEAMETITDDSLARNSNRKQHVPLEMESS